The following is a genomic window from Doryrhamphus excisus isolate RoL2022-K1 chromosome 3, RoL_Dexc_1.0, whole genome shotgun sequence.
AACTTAGAGAACAATTGTTTTCGTCTCCATAGCAAAACATGTAGCATAGCCCACTCCTCGCATATGCTTTGGGGAGAGAAAGAGTctatcccccccaaaaaaagaggaCCACCACCCATTTACATGACCTAATTTCTTTTTACAAGCAAATTACAGACACATTTGCCTCTCAAATCAGGTAAACTGGAAAAACAAGGTCCTTAAAACCCCACCAAAAGCCGCATGTGTACGTAGAGTACACTAGTGACTGAATCAGCAACAACACGGGATCCAAACCTGATCTGTGATGGGCAGATAGCTGCAGCTGGCTCCACATACCACACACTGATCTGCAGGGGGGGAAAAGCAGACTGGTGTTACCCGGCCATCGAACGTTTCCAGAGCAGGCAAAAGCCTTACCGGATTGAATGCATGCTGCACAGATGATGTGACCACAGCTGGCCACTGCGAACTTTGACCCTGTCTTGGTGAAACACTTGTTACAGTGGAACCACTCCATTGGCGCTCCTTTACGTGCGCTTCACTGCAATCAAACACAATTTCAAGCGGTATATTGGAACCTCTTTACTTCTACAGGTTCTGTAAGATATCAAatcttacatcaggggtgcccaaacttttccCACGGACGACCATTTTGATACTTTGACaattttttccttgttttatgTACTTGTGAAAgaaatgcaaatatttttgtgaaaatatttaatatttttacttattataAAATTACAGCGGTTTTaagttttccaactatttcaaacTTTCAACaagtacattttctttttgtaattctgactttattcccatattttgatttcattgtTGTGCCAAAACGTTATACTCTGCAAAAAAAGTGAGTTTCTCATAATAGTGcagcttttaaaaatgtttacaacCTAAACACTCTgaatatattcttgtaaaattactgcagatgttttgttttcttctaaAATTGTGTGATGGGCCCAAAAAACAAACCGCCACAGGCCAGAAATGACACAGGACCGCACTTTGGAAACCCTTAGCTCTATAGAGAACATAAGAGCTTTAAAATGTCACTTCTCAGCATTACTTTTTTTGCTTTCTACACATAACTTGAGTTATGTGTATGATTTGATTAAACCATTACACTGAGCGTATTAATACAATTGGCAAGTGGCTAAGTATAAAACACTAGCATGCTATTAATTATTCACAGGTGTTTACATAGTACCGCCCAAAAACGTATTTTATGGGTTcctaattatataaaatactgttAGAGAAAACACACTTGAGTAATGATTCACATTATTCACATTACCTGCCTCAAAAAAGCTCAGAAGTGGACAGTTGTCGGCAGCTAGCTTACTCGCATCATAGACAAGCCGTAGATAGCTCCGCCCCCATCGGGCGCTGAGTCTTACCTTAACGTCGCCGCCATACTGGATGTGTCAAGGCTGCGCTGTAAATGAATACAAGTAAATAAAAAACTACTTATAGCGCCTTTTCTATAAAGCGCCTATCGAGAAAAAATTAAATTCCTCTCgtttatacattcacacacgCACCAATATACCCAAGAAACAGGCTGTTACAGCGCAGTCTTGACATCCAAAatggcggcgacgttgacgTATAGCAGCAGTGGACAAACCCACTCGATGCGGCGGCTACTTTTGATTCGCACaagctagtggttagcatgtatgcTAACGACTGCTACAATAAACGTTCGGCATCATAAACCTCAGAAATGCGCCtgcttagaaaaaaaaaaaacagcaaatcagCTTACAAATtgtaaccaaatacatttttctggtttaattgtggaaataaatacacatttatggAATCAGTCCTATCCAAGTAGGTGGCGAGGATACTGTGCATCTTTGTATGATCTGATACCAAGTCACAACAGGGCCAATATAGcgacaaaataaaattatattttgagtAATAAGTACAAATAACTCTCCTCAGTCTCCAAATGCTTGTAAATTATGAACATGTAACCACACCGCAAGGAAATATTGATACTAACCTTCACTGCTCCTCTGTTGACTTGACCAAATTATGTCCATAATGTAAAATGAATGTACTAAAAATGCATCTAAATGGAGGAATTAGGTCAACTCATTCATACGTTCTCCAGTGTAAATAAAGGACACATTTACTCCCAAGTGGGTCGTTCCAGATGTTTAATGATAGACAATTTTTAAGCTGTATACAACCAAATAAAACAGTTTGGGCGTATCCAGTCCTTCATACCATCTATACCTGTTGTAAGACACGAGAATTACACACAGATCTACAAATCAAGCTATAAAGTTCATACTTACATCAGTGATAGTCAAGGGACCGAGGACTACTTTCTGGGCGATTCCATGATGCCCTGCAAAATCAGAAAGTACTTTGATCAATACAATGACACGCAAAAAAGACTACTTTGTGTCAGTACCTGGATGTGTACTCCTTGTCCATCTGGACTTGCAACTGGTTTCACAGCAGTCACACAGGTTGCTGTATGCTGGGTTGTCTAGTAGCTTCCAACTGAACACAAGAAACTGATTATTCTTAAAAACAAATAGTTTTAAATGAGTCCAATAGTTTTATACCCTTGTCCTTTAACAAAGCTGCACGCCTTCTTGGTGGTGTCAATGCCTTCGGGATTCCATGCCACCAGTTTGCAGTGGATAAAGACCTGTTGTAGGACCAGTCAAAATTATTAGACTTTTGTATACACACATAATCTATTAACTTACCTCTTCACCAAGCGCAAACTTAAAAGCTTGTAGGGACAGGAGGATTTCAGAAGTCATTGTCCTTGGCTCGAACCTGGACCGAGATCTCTTGCTGTCCGTGAGGCACCTTTAAGCCGAGGAGGAGAAtttcagaccaaaaaaaaaaaaaaggcatgatGGCGGCCATTGTTTGAAGAGCATACCCcttatttgtaattatgttgtACAAATGGCTGTCAGGGTGCAGCTGCGGCGTAGTGGCAGCGACGCATTCCTCCATCAGCAGCAGCAATGGCTGATGGGTATTCTGCTCGACACGAGCCATGATCGGGATGAATGACCCAAGAGTAAACCGAGTGGATTCAGCCGGGCCTGAGAAGTCATCTTTAAAATGATAACACAATGTTACACTATTTTTAGTTtacttgtttacattttttttttttaaatgaggaaCCCCCACCATTCATCAGCGCCATATGGAAGACGAGATCCGATTGGCCGTAGGTCTCAAACACCGGGTCATAAGTGATTGGGAACCAGTCATTTGGCCTGAATAaacacataatcagttcataatGAAAGCACTCAGTGACATGTTAATACTAACCTGTCAAACATGCAAACAACCGGCTGGATAAGAGTTTGCCCTTTGGAATCAGAATAGGTCAACTCACTGCTGTACACAAACTGGTTCCCAGTcacctggaagaaaaaaaagtgttacaaAAGTGATGCTTTAACTGGTTGCATGTATTGATACATACGGTGGCCGAGAAGTGCAAAACAAAAGCAGTTAGCTTAAAAGGAGTTTGTAGCAGATAGGTGCAAAACGGCAATCAAAACCACAACAAAACTACCTGAAATGAAGTTTTATTCCCGTTATATCTTCAATAAAGTATTTCATGGACTCCTGGAATACTTATAAGCAATTTAACAGACTAAGCTAGTACTTTTCCATACCAGACAGTGTCGACTGTTTGCTAGTATACTTCACAAGTGGTCACGTGGTGTTCCTGTGACGTCGCATAACAGCTGATTTATACGGATGTTTTCTTCCAGTCAATAAATAAACGCGCCCATAAGACCACAAACCACAAGAACGGGTCCTTTGTGCTCACACCAGGGTTGTAGTCCTGAAAAAGTCGGACGGCGGATGGCGCTGTCGCCCTGCCTTTCACGGGAAAagacggcaaaaaaaaacaacttccgTATAAAATCAGCTGACATGGCACCCTACAGCAACGTCACGTGACCACGTATGATGCCTGCTAGCAAGCAGTCGAAAGTttgttatggaaaaaaaaatacttcttagGCTgttaaaaataagtcaaaatatataaatgttataccgaattaatatgtaaatattcagCCAATAATTTCTTGGAAGAGATTGGTCCAAAAATGAGcaatttcatccaaatctgTCAAATAGAACCCCCATTTTGGACCCAGATTATGTTAAATATTATGCTAAATAAATTCTGGCCATATGCTGAAGTTCATAAGGTCACCGACCCAGGTTCGATGCTCCGTTTAGCGTCCCGTTAACATCCCTCCACCTACCATTGACCTGAATCCGCAGTCAATGAACTCCACATTAAAAGTTGCCGCCCAGGCCGTGGTGCTAGTCGGCGTGCAGCTTCCCAGACGGAAAAGCGAGGTGTCCACCTGGGATCTGCGTTCGGTCCACACCAGCGACACAAACCCTGGCCTGCAGTCCAGCTTCATTTCTtgtaaaaagaacattaaaatcattaaaaaaagcaaaaaaaacaaacagttcaAATAACATTACCTGCATGCACGGAAGCGGCAACAACAAGGCTGAAGAGGACCGCGCCATGCCAAAAGTAAGCCATTGTGACTCAACATGTGGGAGTCACACTGATGATGCTTTTATTCCCTCAACGGGTCACCATCAAGGTCATTGGTTGCACCTGGAGTGGGTCAGCATGCTCAGCTGCACCTGATCACACCCCCAAAAAGTCCGCCATATTGGTCAGGATCATACAGGCATTCAAATACTCAcgttatttgtgtattttgttgttatCACAGAGAACATTTTGTTACATTCTTGTATAAACGGTGCTGAAGTTTGATTTATTGCGTTATACACTCATAAATtgtacaaaaactacaaaaaaaacaaataaaacggAAGCTTTTGAGTGATAAAATTCTCACCTCTTTTACCTCGTTGATGTATTCACCCCTTGCTAATGCTAGCTAAATTCAAGGAAACAAGTTATAAGttagctaagagaccagggttcaattccaccctcggccatctctgtgtggagtttgcatgttctccgtcgtgggtttcctcctccattccaaaaacatgctaggttaattagcgactccaaattgtccataagtatgaatgtgagtgtgaatggttgtttgtctattatatgtgccctgtgattggctggccaccagtccagggtgtaccccacctcttgctcgaagacagctgggataggctccagcatacatgcgaccctcgtgaggataagcggtagaaaatgaatgaatgaagttataaGTTGTATAAACGTATTAGCCCTGTGGAAAAAGCCTTGACAAAATGAACGATTCACTCGTTCGGATCGCAAGTTCcgctgactcacaggttgacgaAGACGCCGGGTTTCACTGACTTGAatttactgactcacgggtgttcTGAACAGATtggaatttcactgactcatggtgCTCAATAAAGATTCAAATTACATTGGCCCATAAGCGCTCAACAAAggctcgagtttcactgattcacggatGTTcaaaaagactggagtttcacagACTTTGGGGTACTCGACAAAGGTTCAAGGTTCACAAACTCACGGGTTGACAAACACTGACTCATAGTTGTTTGAGAAAGTCTCTAGTgtcaccgactcacgggttgacAGAGATTCggatttcactgactcatagtgcttgacaaagactggagttttaCCGATTCATGGTGCTGaataaagacttgagtttcactgactcgtgaCTTGATAAAGAGtcaggtttcactgactcacaggtgttaaaaaatactCAAGAGTCACTGATTTATGGGTTCACAAATACTTGATTTTCACCGACTCGTGGTGTGCGATAAagagtcaagtttcactgactcacagttgTTAAAAATACTCAAAAGTCACTGATTCATGGGTTCACAAAGATTCGATTTTCACCGACTCGTGGTGTGCGATAAAGACTGGCATTTCCCTGACTCTTGATGCTTCATAAAGACTCGGATTTCACTGACTTACGGGTGCTTGgcaaagtttgcatgttctccccgtgcatgcgtgggttttctccgggtactccagtttcctcccacattccaaaaacatgctaggttaattagcgactccaaattgtccataggtatgaatgtgagtgtgaatggttgtttgtctatatgtgccctgtgattggctggcgaccagtccagggtgtaccccgcctctcgcccgaagacagctgggataggctccaacacccccgcaacccttgtgaggataagcggtaaaaattcCTTGGTTGCTAGAATTTCTACAGccttaaaagacaaaaataccCAAACTCagattgaaaatgaataaatgaagatgACATTTATTGTAAGAGTCACTTTGAGGGCCCAGACAAGTTTCTGCTTATGACAGAAATCCACCAGCAGCGGCGGCAGCCATCCTTCCATAGTAAGCATCCACAATGACGAAGGGTCCCAACACTGAATGTTGACTGAGCCCCTGGGGTTCTGGTGGGAGGAAAATcacattggtaatggttttatttcattttaacatgcatcagattacaattgaatgcatcacataatcagttcacagttccacatgtccaaaaggagtaggaagaagcaaagctcattaaatcctacccctccatctggtacttttacagtcagtaactgttacatttgttcacttcctgctttccataatacagtttaaggttttttttgttttttttaatgtcctagcatataagtgttttatttaaatgtagttcttccctgagatcatatttctcctctcttgtagagaagtattggataacatttttagctaattggttatttttagccttatgcattattttagctgtttgaagatgaactatatcagcaagttgaagtatttgtgattttagaaataaggagttagtatgttctctgtaggcggcattatgaattatccttactgaccttttttgcagtacatttagcgagtgaagattacttttatagttattagcccatatttccacacaatacgtATTAATATCTGATTGAGTCATTGggagagaaaacatgcaaagtgTACCCTGGTCAGCTTGTCGTTTGCTTTTGGACATGGACCTGCAGGAGTCATCACAGCAGCTACACAGTTCATTCTGGGATGGATCATCTAGCAGCTCCCATCTGAAATACATGTGGAAGAAAACTAGGAAATACAAACAAGGAGATGTTCCATACGGTACTTACTCTCCAGTCTGCTTGGAATATTGACACGCCTTCTTGCCTTCATCTAGGACTTGAGGATCCCAGGCAACCAGTTTACAGTGCAGGTACACCTGAATGAGAAAATGTTCTTATGAGGttttctacattcattcattttctactgcttatcctcacaagggtcgcggggggtgcttgagcctatcccagctatctttgggcatGAGgccggtacaccctggactggtggcacatatagacaaacaaccattcacactcacattcatacctatggacaatttggagtcgctaattaacctagcatgtttttggaatggaaccCACGCAGGggaggaacatgcaaattccacacagacatgcatgagagggggaatcgaacccggggtCTCCTTGCTGCAGCCCtgatgcatggggagaacatgcaaactccacacagagatggacgagggtggaattgaaccctggtctcctagctgtgaggtctgcgcgctaaccacttgaccaacgtgccggttttctccagtttaaaaaaataaaaaataaaataaaaaaatcaccccTCACCTCGCCAACACCAAACATGAAGGACTGCAGGTAGAGAACGATAGCAGATGGGTGGTATCGAGGAAGGAACATGGAATTTCCTCGAACACTATCCGTAAGACAcctacggaaaaaaaaaaaaaacaatagtcaaCCAtccagattttaaaaaatacgaCTTAAAACTAAAATGTACCCTTTGTTGCCAATGATGGGGTAAACTTGCTGATCCGGCTTCAGCACGGCGGTGGTGGCCGCGACGCATTCCTCCATGAAAAGACGCAACGGTTGGTGGGCTTGTTGCTCCACCGCCGCCCAGATCGGCATAAAGGAACCCAAGGGGATCACGTTTGTTTGCGCGATCCCCGACAATTGATCTGCGTCAGACAGGAAGTTAGCATTTAGGACGATCTGCATCACATTTTATTGAACCCTTTGTGGGGGAGTCACCGTTGAGGAGCGCCATATGGAAGACGAGGCCACCACGCCCAGAAGAAATAATGGATCCAGGGTTCAGAAACGGTGGAACCCAAACAGtctccctaaaaaaaaaaggaaataaatattgtttagaagagggaaaaaaagacaaagtgagTGAAAATGGCGCACCTTTTTGAGACGCATTGGAACGGGTACGTATAAGATGGAGGTTTGGACTTGCTCTGTGGTCGGTAGGTCAGTTTATTTAAATAGACCACATGCTTGCCTTTCATCTGCGGGACACACGACAGTCAAGAAAAGCACGAGAAGAACACCAAGAAAATCCATCAACATCTGTCGCTACCTGTCTTTTAAATCTGCATTCAGCGAAATCGACGTTGAAATTGAGCTGCAACGCTCCACCCGGAAGCTTCGTCGCACTGGAGCGGATGCAGTTCCCCAGGAAAAATCGAGTTGCGTAGGGCGCCAACTGGCGATTCAGCTTCCATGTGACGTTGACGCCATCCGTACCGCAAACGATGTTGATCGCTGCGAAGGGAAAAATTCTTATTTGTTATTACGCCAGACACATAGGCAATTACTTTTTACCCTCCCATGATACCTTCATCACCAACAACGACGACCCCTGCAAAAGCAGCCAAGATTATCACACCGATGCTCAGATGGATCATCATGACTCACTGAACCAGCACACCTTGAAAGGCTAATTATATACACACTTCCTGTCTAATCACACCAATCACTGACATCTGTGCAGGTCAGTAGACCGGAAAAGATACTGGTACCGAGACCATATCAAGTAAACACAGAACTTGTGGATCATGattataattctaataaaacaCAGAAGCAAGATTTTTGGCAAACAAACCCAATTAACAATAGCAACTTAGCTGAGTTTGTGagtaatataacaataacaataacaattagcatttaaaaataagggaaatgttccagaaaataatggaaatataaGATAAATTCTGATCTTTCAACTAGAAAAgtacattattatgattattaccgACTTTTACAACAGCCAATCGCTGCTTTCCTTACTGAGGAGTTGGCAGCAGTCGTGGTTACTTCGCCTTCTCGCGGTGTTTTCAGGCCAACACTAACAAATCTATTAAATCGACGTACTTACATTTTAAgacttcataatgacagtattAATGGTTAAAATCATGCACACACCTTTTTGACAGCTATCTTActtcatacatttaaaaataaggaaaagtTTCCCAAAAATATGAGAAATGTAAGATAAATTCTGATATTTCCACTAGAAAAGTACATGATTGTGATTATTACCGACTTTTACAACAGCCAGTCGCTGCTTTCCTTACTGAGGAGTTAGCAGCAGTCGTGGTTACTTCGCCTTCTCGCGGTGTTTTCAGGCCAACACTAACAAATCTATTAAATCGACGTACTTACATTTTAAgacttcataatgacagtatttgcatttaaaaataaggaaaagtTTCCAAAAATATGAGAAATGTAAGATAAATTCTGATATTTCCACTAGAAAAGTACATGATTGTGATTATTTCCGATTTTTACAACAGCCAATCGCTGCTTTCCTTACTGAGGAGTTAGCAACACAGTCGTGGTTACTTCGCCTTCTCGTGGTGTTTTCAGGCCAACACTAACAAATCTATTAAATCGACGTACTTACATTTTAAGACTTCATAATAacagtatttgcatttaaaaataaggaaagGTTT
Proteins encoded in this region:
- the LOC131125808 gene encoding zona pellucida sperm-binding protein 3-like — translated: MAYFWHGAVLFSLVVAASVHAEMKLDCRPGFVSLVWTERRSQVDTSLFRLGSCTPTSTTAWAATFNVEFIDCGFRSMVTGNQFVYSSELTYSDSKGQTLIQPVVCMFDRPNDWFPITYDPVFETYGQSDLVFHMALMNDDFSGPAESTRFTLGSFIPIMARVEQNTHQPLLLLMEECVAATTPQLHPDSHLYNIITNKGCLTDSKRSRSRFEPRTMTSEILLSLQAFKFALGEEVFIHCKLVAWNPEGIDTTKKACSFVKGQGWKLLDNPAYSNLCDCCETSCKSRWTRSTHPGHHGIAQKVVLGPLTITDV
- the zp3f.2 gene encoding zona pellucida glycoprotein 3f, tandem duplicate 2, which codes for MMIHLSIGVIILAAFAGVVVVGDEAINIVCGTDGVNVTWKLNRQLAPYATRFFLGNCIRSSATKLPGGALQLNFNVDFAECRFKRQMKGKHVVYLNKLTYRPQSKSKPPSYTYPFQCVSKRETVWVPPFLNPGSIISSGRGGLVFHMALLNDQLSGIAQTNVIPLGSFMPIWAAVEQQAHQPLRLFMEECVAATTAVLKPDQQVYPIIGNKGCLTDSVRGNSMFLPRYHPSAIVLYLQSFMFGVGEVYLHCKLVAWDPQVLDEGKKACQYSKQTGEWELLDDPSQNELCSCCDDSCRSMSKSKRQADQEPQGLSQHSVLGPFVIVDAYYGRMAAAAAGGFLS